A stretch of the Vigna radiata var. radiata cultivar VC1973A chromosome 7, Vradiata_ver6, whole genome shotgun sequence genome encodes the following:
- the LOC106769222 gene encoding F-box protein CPR30, which yields MANLPVEVITEILSRLPVKSVLRLRSTCKWWRSLIDTTHFILFHLSKSHTTLILRHRSHLYTVDLQSLEKPLEITHPLMCYSNSIKVLGSCNGLICISNVADDIALWNPHLRKHRILPADRFNRPDSSLFAARVHGFGHDAASNDYKLVSITYFVDLHNRTFDSQVQLYTLKSDAWKNLPSMPYALCCARTMGVLVGGALHWVVTRKLEPDQPDLIVAFDLTLESFREVELPATVKGNFDMEVALLGGCLCLVENRGSGFDFWVLRVYGSSDSWEKLFTITQDHLHIGLPKLQSVRPLLLDGDRVLLEQNRSKLCWYNLRSGDVSFVKIPGIGNSIEGTVCAGSLLPPTLLNLRDESEMHELGHQKNRKKRDDFLSKGFKLTL from the exons ATGGCAAATCTTCCGGTGGAAGTAATCACCGAAATCCTGTCCCGTCTGCCGGTGAAGTCAGTGCTGCGGCTCCGCTCCACCTGCAAGTGGTGGCGCTCCCTCATCGACACCACCCACTTCATCCTATTCCACCTCAGCAAATCCCACACCACCCTCATTCTCCGTCACCGCTCCCACCTCTACACCGTCGACCTTCAATCCCTCGAGAAACCCCTCGAAATCACTCACCCTCTCATGTGCTACAGCAACAGCATCAAGGTTCTCGGTTCCTGCAACGGCCTCATCTGTATCTCCAACGTCGCCGACGACATCGCCTTATGGAACCCTCACCTCCGCAAGCACCGGATTCTCCCCGCTGACCGCTTCAACCGCCCGGACTCCTCCCTCTTCGCAGCCCGCGTCCACGGCTTCGGCCACGATGCCGCCTCCAATGACTACAAGCTCGTCAGCATTACTTACTTTGTCGATCTCCACAATCGCACCTTCGATTCCCAGGTCCAACTCTACACACTCAAATCCGACGCCTGGAAAAACCTCCCTAGCATGCCCTACGCCCTCTGCTGCGCTCGGACCATGGGCGTCTTGGTTGGCGGTGCCCTTCACTGGGTCGTCACTCGCAAACTCGAACCTGACCAACCCGATCTCATAGTTGCCTTTGACCTCACGCTCGAGAGCTTTCGTGAAGTTGAACTCCCTGCAACCGTGAAGGGAAATTTCGATATGGAGGTGGCTCTGTTGGGAGGGTGTCTGTGCCTGGTGGAGAACAGGGGAAGCGGATTTGACTTCTGGGTTCTGAGAGTGTACGGATCCTCAGATTCGTGGGAGAAACTGTTTACCATAACGCAGGACCATCTTCACATTGGATTGCCAAAATTACAATCTGTGAGGCCTTTGCTTTTGGACGGAGACAGGGTTTTGCTTGAACAGAACCGTAGTAAGCTCTGTTGGTATAACCTCAGAAGTGGCGATGTGAGTTTCGTTAAAATACCCGGAATCGGAAACTCCATCGAAGGCACAGTTTGCGCTGGAAGCCTTCTCCCACCCACTCTACTGAACCTCCGTGACGAGAGCGAGATGCACGAACTGGGCCACCAGAAGAATAGGAAGAAAAG GGATGACTTCCTGTCTAAGGGGTTCAAATTGACGTTGTAA